TCTCTGCTATTTACAAGAGTATCATTGACTGCAACTGCTGAGTTTTCTAACCACTCTTGCATCTCTTTATCATCTTTTAAAATAACAGCTAACTCATTTAAATTAGCTATATTTAACTCCATAGCCTCCCTTTGTATAGGGCCTAAAAATTCGACTCTTACCATTTTGTGGACTCCAAAACTTTAGTTTAAGAAGGATTATACCCAAAATATGCAAACCCCACATTTGTATAAGTTAAGTGCTGTATAATTTCGCTAAAACTTTGATAATAAAGAGCAAAGGAGTCTATTTTGGTTTTTGGAAAGATTGAATATTTGAATCTACTTCCCTTTCATATCTTTATGAAACGCTACACAAAAAGCTCTCAACAAAGCATGAGTATGCACTATAAAAGGGGCGTTCCTGCAAAAATCAACAAAGAGTTTTTAACTCGAAGAGTTGACGCTGCTTTTATCTCTAGTATCAAAGCAAAAAAACACAAACATGTAAACCTTGGTATCATCGCAAGAAAAGAGGTACTAAGTGTCTTAATTGTTCCAAATGTAGCAAATGAGAGCGATGCTGAGTCTGCAACTTCAAATGTTTTAGCAAATGTTTTAAACATGCGAGGCAAAGTTCTTATAGGCGATAAA
This sequence is a window from Sulfurimonas hongkongensis. Protein-coding genes within it:
- a CDS encoding MqnA/MqnD/SBP family protein, with protein sequence MVFGKIEYLNLLPFHIFMKRYTKSSQQSMSMHYKRGVPAKINKEFLTRRVDAAFISSIKAKKHKHVNLGIIARKEVLSVLIVPNVANESDAESATSNVLANVLNMRGKVLIGDKALKYYLEGKSHIDLAQEWNKRHNLPFVFALLCYHKDKKLYKNIEKNFSKKRFKIPQYLLNEASQRTQISKEDITMYLTYISYKLDYKAKKGLKLFYKKSSL
- a CDS encoding MoaD/ThiS family protein produces the protein MVRVEFLGPIQREAMELNIANLNELAVILKDDKEMQEWLENSAVAVNDTLVNSRDFALKSGDKVSLLPPVCGG